From the Mesorhizobium koreense genome, the window TGCTCAAGGAGGACTACGCCTATCCCTGCTACGGCGTTCCGTCGGAGGAGACCAACGAGGCGATCCGGCTTGCCGCGCGCACCGAGGGCATGATGACCGATCCGGTCTATGAGGGGAAATCGATGCAGGGCTTGATCGACCTCACCCGCAAGGGCTTCTTCCCTGCCGGTTCGAAAGTGCTTTACGCGCATCTCGGCGGCGTGCCCGCGATCAACGGCTACAGCTACATCTATCGCAACGGCTAACAGGCATACCGATTTTCCGTTTCCGTTTCAGTTGCTTATCCGGTTTTCGGTCGCGTCGCCTTGAAAGGCTTTCCGACCGTAACCATTTCGATTTCAAGGCAGTCATCGGGTTGGCTGCCCCGCAACAAAGGAACGGGAGATATGAACGCAACCGCAATGATCCGCCCTGCCTGGACGCCGGCGACCATCGCGCTGATGATCATCGGCTTCATGGTGTTCTGGCCGCTGGGGCTGGCCATGATTGCCTATATCATCTGGGGCGACCGGCTCGACGGGTTCAAGCGCGATGTCAGCCGCACTCGCGACAGCGTCTTCGGTGGCTGCCGCGGCCGGCATGCGAGGCGCAGCGGCTTTGCCCGTACCGGCAACGTGGCCTTCGACGACTGGCGCGAGAAGGAACTCGAGCGCCTCGCCGAGGAGCGCCGCAAGCTCGACGAGATGCGGGACGAATTCGACGAATATGCGCGCGAGCTTCGCCGCGCCAAGGACCAGGATGAATTCGACCGCTTCATGGCCGAGCGCGAGCGCAAGGCGCGCGACCGCCAGACGCCGGACGCCTCCGGCACTGAGCCGGGTACGGCCTGAGCAACCGGACGATAATCAAGCAAAGCGGCGTCGGGTCCTCCCCGGCGCCGTTTTCGATTCCACCTCTCAGCAAAGCCGAGAATCATCTATTCTCCTGCCGATGTTCAGCCTCCTGAGAAAATCGCCAACCCGCCCTGCCGCGCCGCTGGAGCGCACGCACGAGGTCGCTGGCCGCAGCCTGCCGCTCAGGATCGTCGAGAACGATCGCGCCAGGCGGCTGACGCTCCGGATCGACGCCGGCGGGCAGGGCCTGCGCGTCACCGTGCCGCCCGGCATGCGCATGGCCGAGATCGACCGTTTCCTCGACCGGCATCAGGGTTGGCTGGAGGCGCGGCTCGCGAAACTTCCCGACCGGCCGATGCTCCGTCCCGGCGTGAAAATCCCGATCCGCGGCGTGCCGCATCTGATCGTGCACGAACTCTCGCGCGGTACCGTCGAAACCGCGATAGGCGATGACGGGCCGCTTCTGATCGTCCACGGCGACCGGCGGTTCCTCACCCGCCGCATCGCCGATTACCTGAAGCGGGAAGCAAAGCGCGATATCGGGGCGCTGGTCGACAAGCACACGGCGAATGCCGGGCGCCGGGCCAAATCCATCCGCTTCAAGGACACGACAAGCCGCTGGGGCTCCTGCTCCTCGGCCGGCAATCTCTCTTTTTCCTGGCGCATCATGATGGCGCCGCCGGCGGTCATCGACTATCTGGTGGCGCATGAGGTGGCGCATCTGAGGGAGATGAACCACGGGCCGAAATTCTGGAAGCTGTGCCGCGAACTCTGCCCCGACACCGACCGCTGCCGCGCCTGGCTGAAACGCAACGGCAGCGCGCTTCAGGCGATCGGGTTTGGGTAGAGAACGGCGGAACCCCTCGACTCTTTCCGGCAGAAGTGGCATTTCCTGCCCATGGACATCAAGATCTGCGGCCTCAGGACGGAAGAGGCGCTGGCGGCGGCGCTCGCCGGTGGCGCGAGCCATGTCGGCTTCATCTTCTTCCCGAAAAGCCCGCGCAATATCGAGCCGGCCGAAGCCGGTCGGTTGCGCAGGCTCGCCGACGGCAAGGCGAAGGCGGTCGCCGTCACCGTCGATGCCGACGACGCGGCGCTCGACGGGATCGTGAATGCCGTCGCGCCTGACGTGCTGCAATTGCACGGTTCCGAGAGCCCCGCCCGCGTGACGGAACTCAAAGCGCGCTATGGCCTTTCCGTCATGAAGGCACTTTCCATCCGCGAAAGATCCGACCTTGACCGCATCGCCGACTATGCAGGCATCGCCGACCGTCTGCTCTTCGACGCGAAGCCGCCGAAAGGTGCGGAGCTTCCGGGTGGCAACGGCCTTGCATTCGACTGGCGGCTTTTGTCAGGGGTCGATCCGGCGATCCCCTACATGCTTTCCGGCGGTTTGAATGCTTCCAACATCACCGAGGCGCTTGCGATCGCGCAGCCTTCGGGCATCGACATATCCTCCGGTGTCGAAAGCGCGCCCGGCGTCAAGGATGTCCGCCTGATCGAGGCGTTCTTCCGGGCGGTTGCCGGTGCGCGGAAAAACCGGGCTGCTTGAAGCCTCGAAGCGGTTTACTTTTGGCTCGGGAACGGCTTATGCGTCGGCCAAAGGGCAAGGGCGCGAAAGCCACGCTAGGGCATGATCCCAAAAAGTTGCAGACTTTTTGGATAAGATCATGCTCCAAAACAAAATCTTAGAGAAAGATGGCAATTCGGTTCCAAGCCATCTTTCTCCAGGTACCATCCAAGGAGATCGGCCGTGAGCAAGCCGGCGTCACCCAATTCCTTCCGCACCGGACCCGACGAGCAGGGCATGTTCGGCATTTTCGGCGGCCGTTTCGTAGCCGAGACGCTGATGCCGCTCATCCTGGACCTCGAGCATGAGTGGAACGCCGCCAGGAACGACCCTGCCTTCAAGGCGGAACTCGAGGGGCTTTCGACCTTCTACGCCGGGCGGCCCTCGAAACTCTATTTCGCAGAGGGCCTGACGAGGCATCTCGGCGGGGCGAAAATCTATTTCAAGCGCGAGGATCTGAACCATACCGGCTCGCACAAGATCAACAATTGCCTCGGCCAGATCCTGCTCGCCAGGCGTATGGGCAAGAAGCGCATCATCGCGGAGACCGGCGCCGGCCAGCATGGCGTCGCCTCGGCCACCGTCTCGGCGCGCTTCGGCCTGCCCTGCGTCGTCTATATGGGCGCGACCGACGTCGAGCGGCAGAAGCCGAACGTCTTCCGCATGAAGCTGCTCGGCGCTGAGGTCAAGCCGGTCTCGGCCGGCCACGGCACGCTGAAAGACGCCATGAACGAAGCCCTTCGGGACTGGGTGACCAATGTCGAGGACACCTATTACCTGATCGGCACGGCGGCGGGACCGCATCCCTATCCGGAAATGGTACGCGAGTTCCAGTCGGTGATCGGCACGGAGGCACGCGCGCAAATCCTCGAACAGGAAGGGCGGCTGCCGGATGTCATCATCGCGGCGGTCGGCGGCGGCTCCAATGCCATCGGGCTTTTCCATCCCTTCCTCGACGACCGCGAGGTGAAGATCATCGGCATCGAGGCCGGCGGGCATGGGCTCGACGGCGACGAGCATTGCGCCTCGATGAACGCCGGCAAACCCGGGGTGCTCCACGGCAACCGTACCTATCTGCTCCAGAACGAAGACGGGCAGATCAAGGACGGCCATTCGATCTCGGCCGGGCTCGACTATCCGGGCGTCGGGCCGGAGCACTCCTGGCTGCGCGATTCCGGTCGCGTCGAATATGTGCCGATCCTCGACGGCGAGGCGCTGGAAGCCTTCCAGGTGACGACCAAGGTGGAGGGTATCATCCCGGCGCTGGAATCCGCGCACGCCATCGCGCACGCCATGAAGATCGCGCCCAAGATGAAGAAGGACGAGATCGTCATCGTCAACCTGTCCGGCCGCGGCGACAAAGATGTACACACAGTGGCCAGCATGATGGGTATGGAGATCTGATGACGGTCACCATCTATCATAACCCTGCATGCGGGACGTCCCGCAATGTCCTCGCCATGATCCGGAATGCCGGCATGGAGCCGACGATCGTGAACTATCTCGCCACGCCGCTGTCTCGCGACCAGATCAAGGCCCTGTTCGGCAAGACCGGCCAGCCTGTGCGCGAACTCCTGCGGCGCAAGGGTACGCCTTATGATCAGCTCGGTCTCGACGATCCGGCGTTGAGCGACGATGAACTCATCGATTTTGTCGTCCGCTATCCCATCCTGATGAATCGGCCGATCGTGGTAACGGATTTCGGTGCCCGTTTATGTCGGCCTTCGGAAGAAGTTGCCGCTCTGTTGCCACCCGGATCACTGCCGGAGAGTTTCACGAAGGAAGACGGCGAAATCATAAACTTCGCCGCACATGGAAAAGACGCATGACCACCCGCATCGACCGCCGCATGGCGAAACTCAAGCAGGAGGGCCGGCCGGCGCTCGTCACCTATTTCATGGGCGGCGACCCGGACTACGATACCTCGCTTGCGATCATGAAGGCGCTGCCGAGGGCCGGCGCCGACATCATCGAACTCGGCATGCCCTTTTCCGACCCGATGGCCGACGGCCCAGCGATCCAGGCGGCGGGACTGCGAGCGCTCAAGGGCGGGCAGACGCTGGTGAAGACGCTTGCCATGGCGCGCGAATTCCGCAAGGCGGATGACGAGACCCCGATCGTCATGATGGGCTACTATAACCCGATCTACATCTACGGCGTCCAGCGTTTCCTCGATGACGCGCGCGCGGCCGGCATCGACGGGCTGATCGTCGTCGACCTGCCGCCGGAGATGGATGCGGAACTCTGCCTGCCGGCGCTCAAGGCCGGCGTCAATTTCATCCGGCTGGCCACGCCGACCACCGACGACAAGCGCCTGCCGCGCGTGCTGCAGAACACGTCGGGTTTCGTCTATTACGTGTCGATGACAGGCATCACCGGATCGGCGCTGCCGGATACAAGCAAGGTATCGGCGGCGGTCCGCCGCATCAAGGCGCATACAGAACTGCCGGTCTGCGTCGGCTTCGGCGTAAAAACGGCCGAACAGGCGCGCGCCATAGGGGCTTCGGCCGACGGCGTCGTCGTCGGCACGGCGATCGTCAACGCCGTCGCCAACGTGCTCGACGGCAAGGGCGGTCGCACGGCCGATCCGGCGGAGGCTGTCGCCACGCTCGTCAACGGGCTGGCGCAGGGCGTTCGCTCCGCGCGCCTTGCGGCAGCCGAATAAAGCGCCCACATTCGCCTTTCGAGCGAGAAAGAGACCAATGAACTGGATCACCAACTACGTTCGCCCGAAGCTGAATTCGATGCTCGGCCGGCGCGACATGCCGGAAAACCTCTGGATCAAGGATCCGGAGACCGGCGAGATGATCTTCCACAAGGAACTGGAAGAGAACCAGTACGTCATCCCGGGTTCCGGCCACCACATGCGCATTTCGGCGCGCGAACGGCTCAAATATTTCTTCGACGAGGGCAAGTTCGAGACACTCGAAAATCCCAAAGTCACGCTCGATCCGCTGAAATTCCGCGACGAGAAGCGCTATGTCGACCGGCTGAAGGAGGCCCGCGCCAAGACCGGGATGGATGATGCGATCCTCACCGCGCTCGGCGAGGTCGAAGGGCTGCCGATCGTCGCGACCGTGCAGGATTTCGCCTTCATGGGCGGCTCGCTCGGCATGGCGGCCGGCGAGGCGATCATCAAGGGTTTCGAAACAGCGGTGAAACGCGAGCGGCCGCTCGTGCTGTTCGCTGCATCCGGCGGCGCGCGCATGCAGGAAGGCACGCTATCCCTCATGCAGCTTCCACGCACCACGGTCGCCGTCGACCGGCTGAAAGAGGCCGGCCTGCCCTATATCGTGGTGCTGACCAACCCGACGACGGGCGGCGTCACCGCCTCCTATGCGATGCTGGGCGACATCCATATCGCTGAGCCCGGCGCGCTGATCGGCTTCGCGGGACCGCGCGTCATCGAGCAGACACTGCGGGAAAAGCTGCCGGAAGGCTTCCAGCGCTCCGAATATCTGATGAAGCACGGCATGGTCGACATGATCGTCTCGCGCAAGGAACTCAGGCCCACCATTGCACGCCTTCTCAAGATGATGCTGAAGCTGCCCGAAAGCGAGGCAACGGACATCCCGGAAGTGGTGGAAGAAGCGCCTGCTCCAGCGCAGCGGCCCGAAACGCAAGCCGGAGCACAGGCTTAGGGTCCCAGCTTCTCTCGCCGATTTTCAGGAACGACAATAAGATGGCGACTCGAACCGCCGAGATCGAAATCGAGCGGCTGATGACGCTGCACCCGAAAGGTTTCGACCTTTCGCTTGGACGTGTCAGCCGGCTGCTCGACAGATTGGGCAATCCGCAGGACAGGATACCGCCGGTGATCCACATCGCCGGCACCAACGGCAAGGGATCGGCGGCGGCCTTTTCGCGCGCACTTCTGGAGGCCGCGGGCTACCGTGTGCAT encodes:
- a CDS encoding DUF2852 domain-containing protein gives rise to the protein MNATAMIRPAWTPATIALMIIGFMVFWPLGLAMIAYIIWGDRLDGFKRDVSRTRDSVFGGCRGRHARRSGFARTGNVAFDDWREKELERLAEERRKLDEMRDEFDEYARELRRAKDQDEFDRFMAERERKARDRQTPDASGTEPGTA
- a CDS encoding M48 family metallopeptidase, which gives rise to MFSLLRKSPTRPAAPLERTHEVAGRSLPLRIVENDRARRLTLRIDAGGQGLRVTVPPGMRMAEIDRFLDRHQGWLEARLAKLPDRPMLRPGVKIPIRGVPHLIVHELSRGTVETAIGDDGPLLIVHGDRRFLTRRIADYLKREAKRDIGALVDKHTANAGRRAKSIRFKDTTSRWGSCSSAGNLSFSWRIMMAPPAVIDYLVAHEVAHLREMNHGPKFWKLCRELCPDTDRCRAWLKRNGSALQAIGFG
- a CDS encoding phosphoribosylanthranilate isomerase yields the protein MPMDIKICGLRTEEALAAALAGGASHVGFIFFPKSPRNIEPAEAGRLRRLADGKAKAVAVTVDADDAALDGIVNAVAPDVLQLHGSESPARVTELKARYGLSVMKALSIRERSDLDRIADYAGIADRLLFDAKPPKGAELPGGNGLAFDWRLLSGVDPAIPYMLSGGLNASNITEALAIAQPSGIDISSGVESAPGVKDVRLIEAFFRAVAGARKNRAA
- the trpB gene encoding tryptophan synthase subunit beta, whose translation is MSKPASPNSFRTGPDEQGMFGIFGGRFVAETLMPLILDLEHEWNAARNDPAFKAELEGLSTFYAGRPSKLYFAEGLTRHLGGAKIYFKREDLNHTGSHKINNCLGQILLARRMGKKRIIAETGAGQHGVASATVSARFGLPCVVYMGATDVERQKPNVFRMKLLGAEVKPVSAGHGTLKDAMNEALRDWVTNVEDTYYLIGTAAGPHPYPEMVREFQSVIGTEARAQILEQEGRLPDVIIAAVGGGSNAIGLFHPFLDDREVKIIGIEAGGHGLDGDEHCASMNAGKPGVLHGNRTYLLQNEDGQIKDGHSISAGLDYPGVGPEHSWLRDSGRVEYVPILDGEALEAFQVTTKVEGIIPALESAHAIAHAMKIAPKMKKDEIVIVNLSGRGDKDVHTVASMMGMEI
- the arsC gene encoding arsenate reductase (glutaredoxin) (This arsenate reductase requires both glutathione and glutaredoxin to convert arsenate to arsenite, after which the efflux transporter formed by ArsA and ArsB can extrude the arsenite from the cell, providing resistance.), encoding MTVTIYHNPACGTSRNVLAMIRNAGMEPTIVNYLATPLSRDQIKALFGKTGQPVRELLRRKGTPYDQLGLDDPALSDDELIDFVVRYPILMNRPIVVTDFGARLCRPSEEVAALLPPGSLPESFTKEDGEIINFAAHGKDA
- the trpA gene encoding tryptophan synthase subunit alpha; protein product: MTTRIDRRMAKLKQEGRPALVTYFMGGDPDYDTSLAIMKALPRAGADIIELGMPFSDPMADGPAIQAAGLRALKGGQTLVKTLAMAREFRKADDETPIVMMGYYNPIYIYGVQRFLDDARAAGIDGLIVVDLPPEMDAELCLPALKAGVNFIRLATPTTDDKRLPRVLQNTSGFVYYVSMTGITGSALPDTSKVSAAVRRIKAHTELPVCVGFGVKTAEQARAIGASADGVVVGTAIVNAVANVLDGKGGRTADPAEAVATLVNGLAQGVRSARLAAAE
- the accD gene encoding acetyl-CoA carboxylase, carboxyltransferase subunit beta, coding for MNWITNYVRPKLNSMLGRRDMPENLWIKDPETGEMIFHKELEENQYVIPGSGHHMRISARERLKYFFDEGKFETLENPKVTLDPLKFRDEKRYVDRLKEARAKTGMDDAILTALGEVEGLPIVATVQDFAFMGGSLGMAAGEAIIKGFETAVKRERPLVLFAASGGARMQEGTLSLMQLPRTTVAVDRLKEAGLPYIVVLTNPTTGGVTASYAMLGDIHIAEPGALIGFAGPRVIEQTLREKLPEGFQRSEYLMKHGMVDMIVSRKELRPTIARLLKMMLKLPESEATDIPEVVEEAPAPAQRPETQAGAQA